The Benincasa hispida cultivar B227 chromosome 11, ASM972705v1, whole genome shotgun sequence genome has a segment encoding these proteins:
- the LOC120091663 gene encoding uncharacterized protein LOC120091663: MAQFTAHSRVKLLLNGDGVPFGSEPKDRFRYKLRLVRTLKRRIPLSGPSPSTSSASALRKSAQHAAEVRVGVRGESVSGDDAIVDLDYDYEFETDDLACFRGLVLDISYRPVNVVCWKRAICLEFMEKADVLEYYDQTVSSPSGSFYIPAVLRVPHLLQVVKRRRIKNSLSRKNILYRDNYTCQYCSSHESLTIDHVLPISRGGEWTWENLVAACVQCNSKKGQKTVEEANMKLKKTPKAPKDYDILAIPLTSTAIKMLKLRKGTPEEWRQYLSSEQ, from the exons ATGGCCCAATTCACTGCACACAGTCGGGTTAAGTTGCTGCTCAACGGTGACGGAGTCCCATTCGGTTCAGAACCCAAAGATCGATTCAGATACAAGCTCAGATTAGTACGAACCCTCAAACGCAGGATCCCCCTGTCTGGTCCCTCTCCTTCTACATCCTCTGCTTCAGCTTTGAGGAAATCCGCTCAGCATGCTGCGGAAGTGCGTGTTGGTGTGAGAGGTGAGAGCGTTAGCGGTGACGACGCCATTGTTGATCTTGATTATGACTACGAGTTTGAGACCGACGATTTGGCTTGCTTCAGAGGTCTCGTTTTGGATATTTCCTACAG GCCAGTTAATGTTGTTTGTTGGAAACGTGCAATTTGTTTGGAGTTCATGGAGAAG GCTGATGTCTTGGAATACTATGACCAGACTGTGAGTTCTCCAAGCGGATCCTTCTATATACCAGCAGTCTTACGG GTTCCCCATTTATTGCAAGTTGTTAAGAGGAGAAGAATCAAGAACTCTTTGAGTCGTAAAAACATACTTTATCGGGACAATTACACTTGTCA GTATTGTTCATCACATGAGAGTTTGACCATTGACCATGTCTTGCCCATATCCCGGGGTGGAGAATGGACATGGGAAAACCTG GTTGCTGCCTGTGTACAATGTAATTCAAAGAAAGGCCAAAAGACCGTAGAAGAAGCAAATATGAAGCTGAAAAAAACTCCCAAG GCCCCTAAAGATTATGATATACTTGCCATTCCTCTAACAAGTACAGCAATAAAGATGTTGAAACTGAGAAAGGGGACCCCTGAAGAATGGCGTCAATATCTGTCAAGTGAGCAATGA
- the LOC120089754 gene encoding uncharacterized protein LOC120089754 isoform X1 produces MKCNDPLSSREASCISSATPFSFPPVVSFSVPISSKVVPAIVKYIGNFFQRDQIGKDGSHQMEEQGKDTGMSNVLENEQSDTSIRGSEEMESNIACLLEKIESFTQLVSELLESGKTTFKDLSNEFEERIIAIHKDHVEKWQHEIKELRLLDSSNEEASTILCNARNLLQNGHIQF; encoded by the exons ATGAAGTGCAATGATCCCCTGTCATCAAGGGAGGCGTCTTGCATTAGCTCAGCCACCCCTTTCTCATTTCCTCCTGTAGTATCTTTCAGTGTTCCAATTTCCAGTAAAGTTGTACCAGCAATTGTGAAATACATCGGAAACTTCTTTCAGCGGGATCAGATTGGCAAAGATGGGAGTCATCAG ATGGAAGAGCAGGGAAAGGATACAGGCATGTCCAACGTTTTAGAAAACGAGCAATCTGATACGAGCATTAGGGGATCCGAGGAGATGGAATCAAATATAGCTTGCCTACTTGAAAAGATCGAAAGCTTCACACAGCTG gTGTCTGAACTGCTGGAGTCGGGAAAGACTACTTTTAAAGATCTTAGTAATGAATTTGAAGAGCGAATCATCGC CATTCATAAGGATCATGTTGAAAAATGGCAACATGAGATTAAAGAGCTGCGGTTGCTTGATTCATCAAATGAGGAGGCCAGTACTATTTTATGCAATGCTCGAAATTTACTTCAGAATGGTCATATCCAGTTTTGA
- the LOC120089754 gene encoding uncharacterized protein LOC120089754 isoform X2 — MESNGTEFTGKRMKLAMEEQGKDTGMSNVLENEQSDTSIRGSEEMESNIACLLEKIESFTQLVSELLESGKTTFKDLSNEFEERIIAIHKDHVEKWQHEIKELRLLDSSNEEASTILCNARNLLQNGHIQF; from the exons ATGGAAAGCAATGGAACTGAATTCACTGGAAAACGCATGAAATTAGCT ATGGAAGAGCAGGGAAAGGATACAGGCATGTCCAACGTTTTAGAAAACGAGCAATCTGATACGAGCATTAGGGGATCCGAGGAGATGGAATCAAATATAGCTTGCCTACTTGAAAAGATCGAAAGCTTCACACAGCTG gTGTCTGAACTGCTGGAGTCGGGAAAGACTACTTTTAAAGATCTTAGTAATGAATTTGAAGAGCGAATCATCGC CATTCATAAGGATCATGTTGAAAAATGGCAACATGAGATTAAAGAGCTGCGGTTGCTTGATTCATCAAATGAGGAGGCCAGTACTATTTTATGCAATGCTCGAAATTTACTTCAGAATGGTCATATCCAGTTTTGA
- the LOC120089755 gene encoding DNA-directed RNA polymerase III subunit RPC10-like has protein sequence MEFCPTCGNMLQFELPNMGKSSRFFCPTCPYVSYLENRVKIKRKQHLVKKELEPIISDDDMKNAAQTEATCPNCAFGKAAFIQIQLRSADEPATTFYKCMNENCRHNWRED, from the exons ATGGAGTTTTGCCCAACTTGTGGGAACATGCTGCAATTTGAGTTGCCCAATATGGGTAAATCTTCCAGATTCTTCTGCCCAACTTGTCCATATGTGTCCTACTTGGAGAACAGG gtaaaaatcaaaagaaagcaACATTTGGTAAAAAAGGAATTAGAACCCATAATCTCTGATGACGATATGAAAAATGCAGCTCAAACCGAAG CAACATGTCCAAATTGCGCGTTTGGAAAGGCTGCTTTTATACAAATACAACTGAGATCAGCTGATGAACCTGCTACAACATTTTACAAGTGCATGAACGAAAATTGTAGACATAATTGGCGCGAGGATTAA